The Streptomyces cathayae DNA segment GTGCCTTGAACGGCGCGACCTTGACGCCCTGCCGTACCAGCCACCGGCAGATCCCGGCGGTCACCACGCTCTTGCCGGCGTCCGAGGTGGTACCGGCGACCAGCAGACCCCCACCGCTCATGACCTGTGTCCCTTCCCTGCGATCCGTGCGGCGGCGATCCGCGTACCGGCGATCCGCGCGGCGGCACCGACGCCGAGCGTCAGCCAGCCGACGCGCCGTGAGAGCCGTACCGCCCGGTCGATGTCCGCCACGGCCACGGGACGGCCGGTGCCGTTGAGGACGGGCCGGTGTTCGACCCGTCCGGCGTAGGACAGTGTTCCGCCGAGCCGCACGCCGAGCGCGCCCGCGAAGGAGGCCTCCACGGGGCCGGCGTTGGGGCTGGGGTGCTTCGCGGCATCCGCGCGCCACGCCCGCAGGGCGCCCTGCGGGTCCGGTCCGGCGACCGCGGCGAGTACGGCGGTCAGCCGCGCCCCGGGCCACCCGGCGACGTCGTCGAGGCGGGCGGAGGCCCAGCCGTAGCGCCGGTGACGGGGCGACTTGTGGCCGACCATGGCGTCCAGGGTGTTGACGGCCCGGAACCCGAGCAGTCCCGGCACCCCGGCGACGGCGCCCCACACCAGGGCGCCCACCACGGCGTCGGAGGTGTTCTCGGCGACGGACTCCACCACCGCGCGGGCGATCCCGTCGGCGTCCAGCGCCTGCGGGTCCCGCCCGCACAGGTGCGGCAGCCGGGCCCGCGCCGCCTCGAGGCCCTCGGTGGTCCCGGTCTCCAGGGACCGTCCGATGGCACGGGCTTCCCGGGCCAGCGACGTCCCGCCGACGACGGCCCAGGTGGCGGCGCCGGTCAGGGCGACCGAGGCGGCGGGGGAGGACCGTACGCACCGGGCGGCAAGGCTCCCCAGCGCGACGGCACCGCCGACGCAGACGGCGGTGTGCAACGCGCCCCGGCCGCGGTCGTCCCGCCACAGCATCCGTTCCACGGCAGCCGCGGCCCGCCCGAAAGCGGCGACCGGATGTCCCCGGCGGGGATCGCCGAGGAGCAGGTCGCCGAGGAGGCCGGCGGCGGCGCCGTACGCGAACTCGCGATCGGCACCCATGGGTTCAGCCGGTGGGGGATCCGGTGGACAGGTCCGCCCCGAGTCGGGGGGGAACGTCGCTGGTCGACCTCGACGGGCAGCCGGGCATGGCGATATGTCCTCACTCAGGGTGTCCACGCCCTGGTTCGACGAGACCGGCGGTGAGAGTTCCTGGCTCCCGGGGTGTTC contains these protein-coding regions:
- a CDS encoding cobalamin biosynthesis protein gives rise to the protein MGADREFAYGAAAGLLGDLLLGDPRRGHPVAAFGRAAAAVERMLWRDDRGRGALHTAVCVGGAVALGSLAARCVRSSPAASVALTGAATWAVVGGTSLAREARAIGRSLETGTTEGLEAARARLPHLCGRDPQALDADGIARAVVESVAENTSDAVVGALVWGAVAGVPGLLGFRAVNTLDAMVGHKSPRHRRYGWASARLDDVAGWPGARLTAVLAAVAGPDPQGALRAWRADAAKHPSPNAGPVEASFAGALGVRLGGTLSYAGRVEHRPVLNGTGRPVAVADIDRAVRLSRRVGWLTLGVGAAARIAGTRIAAARIAGKGHRS